Sequence from the Ostrea edulis chromosome 8, xbOstEdul1.1, whole genome shotgun sequence genome:
GTTGCCGCTATTACCACAGTTATTTGACGCTTGTCGCCAACAGCTTTAATTGGCGCCTACTTAGCATTTTGTCacttgatgcatcttaggacctaatatcatgttgtctcaaaggtaggtcatggtgacctatttttggaattTCGctggtaattattattaaatggattttgatgcatatattggacacttttgagcctatgatcatcaaaagttctCAGTTGATGGACCATGGGACACCAAACAGCGTCATGTAAAAGGTATGCCACCAtgacctattttttaaaaaaaaaattatagctaatcatttatgaatacattttaggttgatatttcagataccgagatgtttagaatcatcaaaccatCATTTTAAATGTAGGTCAcattgatctactttttgaattttgcagacattcaaatttcacattttcaattttacatgcatatttttgacactatgaaagctaggatcatcaaactttgtcagttgatgtatcttAAGTCTTCATattttgttgaccaaaaagtaggtcaccatgacctacctttggaatttgacggctatattttaatatatcagatactatttgacttacaattatcaaactttgtcagttgatgcatgttgagtcttcagagtgtgttgactaaaaagtatgtcaccataacctttttttttttttagattttgacggctatatttgaatatttcagatactatttgacttacaatcatcaaactttgacagttgatgggtcttgagtcttcagagtgtgtcgaccaaaaagaaggtcactgtgacctactttttgggtttgacgtttatatctgaatatttcagatactatttgaattcaataatcaaactttgtcagctgatgcatcttgagtctttggagtgggtcgaccaaaaagtatgtcactgtggcattcttttgaaatttgacggcTATGTTTGAATAcgatttgacttgtcagttgatgcatcttgaggcgtcagtgtgtcgaccaaaagtaggtcacagtgacctacttttggacagttacatttaaattttcaggtactatttgacttaacatcatcaaactttgttaattgataaatcttggttagtgagaatttctGCCTGTTCTACGAtctatcagaagagcgattctaggctaatgggcctcttgtcttttcAGGTACTGCATCATTGATAGCATCCATGCATTTCACATAGTCACAGTGGTATCCATTTAGTGGTCGTCAATGAGCGGTGTGAGGCCAAATCGTCACTTTCAAGCTGGTTGTGAAAATATCGTTGACTGTTGATGATGGTTGAATGTTGATTCGACAGTTTAAGTTCATTTTATGTTATTCATTAAGAATTGAATACTTGTGTGTTGTATGTGTCGGTAGCATGATTGCGATCAACCCAGCATGTTACTTGCCCTTTCGGACGACGCATAATATGTTGTTGTTGGGGGTGAGCCCTGCTGTTCGGCGACCCCACATATGTTGTTTCTGACCACTGTGGCCAATATATTCCATACAATAAACCCATACATTTACATCGTGTCTTTATTCTGAAAGAGACAATGGTGGTGAGACTGATACGTCTTTGATAATAAAGAATTGTTGATATTgtaaggacatcatgattctcATCTAAAGAAGTCGAGGAGCATACTTTATTACTTCATGACCATACGCTGCTTGCTAGAAAACCACACAGGAACTAGTTCTAATGGTAACGGGGACCGTttcatatgttccccaaacctcccccaattaataAGTGGTGTCAAtgtaaacctatagcaaaattatttcattttagttTTTAATTAGTATGTTTAATATCGTCATTTCagtacaagaaaaaaaaaacaatgctTGCGTACATGCGCAAGCGATTTCGATTGCGAAATTTTTGTTGCTgtcattcaacaggcatttgtataaCATACGTAGagtatgaatttcaaaatgtttgcatcaaatataagaaagttatagtaatttcaaattcgtccaatcagaaatcagcataCGTGCATGTACGTGTTTAGCAGTAATTTTAACTACAgtaatttgtaaggagtaccaagacacacctAAAATCACAACATCAAAAGAATTTGATgccaaaaacgttatcgtcctttaacaaatgaacatttgaaagaagatgcacgcgcatgcgcgagTGTATTTTTTTTCATCACACTAATgcatagatacacatattttctacctatgctgtgaatatcaactaATTCGCTTCATTCATCAGAGAGTTACATTTTAGTATTATTCAATCAAAAAGAAGCATCCTTACATGGGCgtgcagattggtaattttgaccaggTATATCaattaagggtctcaatatcatcgtatgatatgaatatcaaatatcaaaccAACTCAATGAACAACAGAATAGTAACACTGATTAGtgtacaaaacaatgtgatgcACGTGCACACGCACGCGCGTGCACACAAATTGACTATCGTTttgcatatctacaaatgatatacaatcatcatacatgtaagaaggtttcatatcgatcccttgtGTATTCTGATCTCGAATATTCTGTACAAAAATTCAATGCTGACAAAATGACCATCattctgcacatctgtaaatgCTATTCTACCATCCTAGAAATTTCCATATCGATCCCTCCTGTAGTTTCGGAGAACGCTCCCGGACAAAAAATACCGGAGGCAAATAATAAGAAACTGAGTAAAACAATGTTTTCAAACTGTGTTTGGAGAACataaaaatgtaggccattgaGCTAGTGTCCTTCACATTGACTTTTGAACTACTTTTTAGAAAAAAGCTAATACAAGTCACACCAGCTATGATAGTGAAAGGGTTGTACTCAGGGTGACagcagtgtttcacaaacacagtTTATTTCAATTACAGAGTATTGGACTTCCAATTATTGGTGTTTTTCAATGATTtcataataatacatttttacatatattatatatgtttaatttttgcacTACAGGTGATGGACCTAATTATTGGAAGCAATTcagatttaaacatttttatctgGACGTCTCTAACTCATCGGCTGCAGTGACTACCACGTCAGAGAGAACTCGATGTTATACCGACAGATCCACGGAATTACCTGACAATATAATAGACATTCCATGTAAACAAACGGCAAGATACGTCATTGTAGAAACAACATACGATGCTCCTGAAGATGATCCTACGACAGGGGCCATCTtggaaatttgtgaaatacagGTTAACGGTATGTTCTATAATATACATGATTCATTACTTGATCCTTTATAGTATAAGCTGAGCCAAATGTCAAATGCTTGGTTTGCTTAATATAGGTCACAGGGTGGTGTGCTTATACAAAATTCTAGTGAATTAGACACTAGGTAATCCCAGCATCTGGTGAACCCGCCACCTGTTATATGAATGATAATGAGTACCGAAAAATATTTCTAGATGTTTGTCTTCATGACTTCAAGTCTTCAATTGGAGATAGACAAGCTCACTTTCGATTTCTCAATTTTCAAAACCTATCATAATCTGCAAACTCTACCTTGAATTATAGTTATTTATACACTATTTCAACTCCATCTTATTTGTAGCGTGGATGTGTGCTAAACACAGgcatatattattttatatcaatacattCGTATGTAACTCATCATAAGCATTTGTGAATTGGAAATAACACCATTTGTCTTAATAATAACAAATTGTATCATATTTTTCATCAACACCATTTCAATACTGAGTCCGTTAAGCATAAGTAATAACATAGCAACTTACAATTGTAAGCAGGGATAAATGGAGGATATTCACTGCTTTGTTGTAGGATATACAATCTAATTCACGAGTAAAACaggattttgtttatattttcacgagtgtgaatattttaatgttGTGTGACTACAGcatcaaaatatacatacatgtaacaacgTAAATTTGTAAACAGAATTAATCAGGATTAAACATATATAATGTCGTATAACACACCGTAGATGAAGGCGCGTCCGTGAATCAGCTAGAATACATGCTTCAGCACCTTACTTGACATTTGGATTGTTTTCGATGGAAGACACGACCCTGGACTAGCGGGAAATAATCACTTTCACTATTATAATGTATCTAGATAAGCTATCCTGCTGCCCAATCTCATCTGTTTGTTGATTTCCGAAAGGATTCATACAAATTACTGGAGTACAAAATTACATGATGGAAAGTGTGACAAAATGCATGCATATTATTACTAATGTGTTATGaagaggtcagcattttgtaaaataaaaggttGATCACGAACAAAGGAAGCAGAAACATAGAGTGGGGGAAGCCATTCACAGAATCCATCGTTTCATATAATTGatactaatgcatatgtattttaaaatcattaacttaccatgaaaaatattaaaaaattaaaaagaaaaatcataCTGAAATAGATTTgaagtttcaaattttatatttaatgaatccccccccccccgaaaataaCATACAACGTAGTAAAATTTAAGctatttttttcaacaatttcctCAAAACAGTCTTCTTAAATGGAACTTGTttttattcgtaatttagttCTAACCcttgtataatacatgtatatgtatttatgcaCCATATCTAATTTTAAAGAGAACGAGTCTGGTGTGCAAAATATTTGCCTCATTTCGTATGAATTGTTGTGAACGTTACATTTACCGACATCCCGTGGATTAGTGTTTTACTCGAAGAGATAgagcgggaaagaaagattgaaacagaatcaTTGAAAACTAAGATGGAGTTTACGAcccatggtacatgtatgaggAATTAACACATATGAAATAGTTAAAAACGTTAACagacaatttatgcttgaatggaattaaaaggtaatctcattattaatataaatattaagatacaagtatttaaTTAGAAAATAAACTGTTAGAAGTACTCCCCATTTAAGATTGAGGTGTTGCGGTCCCCCAAGTCTCcgttagttaaaaaataatatatcaaacttgCTGACTTAACAGTATCATGAATTGTCGTTATTATGTACAACTACCACACACACTGTTGTAAGtatacacatacacggtattatgtatagatttacatgtaaatctacGGTAATGATGTTTTGCCACGGGGGGAGAGGGCATATAaagtgtgggtttttttttccattcccGACCGATATATGTCGCTGTTCGCTAACACATCTGACAAtgccaaaatttcaaaattcttgtaaaacgctttgtaaattcttatacaaacgttgaatacgcaatttccgagttgcccaatagttctcttcctttgtggaactcttacgcagagtgagacgcaaaacataatatggtccacacgcggtgggtacaaatgcttatcgctgccttcatatattgcctaaaggccgattatcagacatcatgcaatcACCCAAACTGCAgagacacacaatattagtaagtttattagtatttaataataaaatagctcaaacaaaaatcgataatcatctgttttctttgattaaaatatcactcgtgcaggagaggagataaaaaataatttcgtATTTAATtcaatggcctaattcaatcaaatattattcttgatattgtcagtttaataaacaaaatctacactttcatgacttttatccgtatttacatagctagtctctagtatatgtatacatcttgtacccacccaagcgttcaacagaacactgaacgtacctctatcacagaagagctggtatatcggaagttgcgtattaaCTTCGTTTAATCAATCTATGATGCATAATTTaaagataaagttgttttaccgcttgtaaacaaattcccaatattttgattttaatcataacaaagtattttcttccgatttttgaTGTTAGTTTagatacattaatcattctaattcttcaACTCTATTCCGTTTTCCCTTTTGTTCCGTTTTCAGTTCCACGTTTTAGCAACACTCGAAATTTTCGTCGAAAATTGCAAGCGATGTAGCTAGTacaaaagaaaaccaagatggcggcatGATATACCTTGCGAATAGTTTGTTAattgaatacatttttttaattatagatatgtaAAACCTCGAATATCTATGCTTAAAACTTATAAATGAATAGTGATTGTTCAAGGCATTTATAAGggagagtcacgggtctttcgttGTTGGCTTTACTGTTCCGTCCCTGAGtcctaagcataggtctaaaattGTACTTCCCTTCGtgtccgggttaaaataggtcctcagcaccacTTACTTGTTGTACAAGAGGCGACTCAATGGGACGGTCTTTAGGATGAGACTACAAAAACGAGGCCACTTTTCACAGCAGTTGTGATACGAGAAAGGACCCCCTTGCTCTAAGACTGTTAGCGCCatgcataggcctatattttgcagcctttcaccggtaatggtgacgtctccatatgcttgattgattgattgatgttttccgccacactcaacatttttttccGGTATATGGTGGctcccagtttttattggtggaagagagaacccagatacaataccTGGttgagaccaccgaccttccgaaagtaaatttggaaactttctcacttaccgacgcgagcgggattcgaacccgcgccgacagaggtgggATGCCGTGTtattttgagcacgatgctaAACCATATAGGAGAAACGTACAACAGTTATTTTAACATCCTCATCACCTCTTAGACCCACTATAACTAAGTTAATCCTCCTGTCTCGTCAatctgcacatctacaaatggcaatgtaGCATTATACAACGTTTCAAATATACCCAATAATCcgtataggaggagaagtgttcaaaaGCCATTTTtaatcctccacccctcttagatccactataacttttaggaaaataattggatcttcCAGTCCCGAGAATATGCACGtttacaaatggcaatgaagcattataCAAGTTTCAAATCTACCTGATAATCCACATAGGAGAAGTATCTAAAAGATATGTTGCAtactccacccctcttagatccactaaaactttttcaaaaatatttggatcctcctgtcccacctTTTGGTaaatgcacatctacaaattgcaatgaagcattgtacaaagttgcaaatctatccgataagcATAAAAACATTATGTCTACCCCTAAACGAGGGGAGACAAAAATAACACTCTCATCAAAACCGTGCCAAATTAACTAAACTGGTGCTGACTTGATCAGCTTCATTAGGTATCGAGTTAACCTAGTGTGGAATGTATTTTTCCTTAAGGTGCCTACTTAAACATTGATGGTGACATTTGatacaattgaaaaaaaataaatcaatatcacatTTTATGTGTTGATCTGTACCTgacaaaaattcaaatttcacaGGTAGTTTTCATTGGTAGCAACAACTATTACCTTGGTTTTTTGCGGACCACgcattttattgtaaatgaaataCGAGTTTCATGGTTTACTCCAAATTCTTGTGACAAGATGCCGCTACgtttgatattgatattttataaacttaaagTCATTGGCGTTCAATAAAATAGAATATTCGTTCTATTGGTACTAAGATTCTTGGCTTTATTCCGCatactttatttttttcaacCATGGGGTGTAAAAACAAGAATTCCAAAtcagtgtttgtgtgtgtgccACACATTTctacagaaattcaaaggatctgaaaAAATTGACTGAAGATAGATGgatcaagttaacgttaagatCTTTCTCGGGTTTTGCAAGTTTTGGGAGAAAAAAACCGGCATGTTCATCGTTAAgactcgcggttgtagccatgcaggagacgattccAGACAGTAGGACATattctgacaaagtgcagataggttgcgtcttttatttaccttcagtgtgtgtaacaGAATTTAAAAACGAACGACCAGAGTTTTTGCTAACATGAAAGATTtattttgtaggattttaatgaaaactcGCAGgggtaccctgacatgaacatattttttcgagcctcgaaacccGCCTCGctcatgccgagtcatagccgtgattGCAGTAGTCCGGAAACAACTGGTTATCATCATCAAAAAGTAAATAGGCCGATAACTCTGCCTCCATTTAAtcgcttccaatatcaaagTCATCTTATGAATTCGCCATATTGCAGAAGTTGCAGTTAAGGCATAATTGCAAACGGTAtataaaactgtttaaaattatACTGAAcggtatgtttaatgtttctgttttattaattgatgaacgtatcgtttgtttaaaaaaataaactctgtataaACATACCCATGCGTTTGTTTCTTTTATGATGGCGGTTCCATGATTTCCACGGGAggtggtgtgtgtgtgaaagtcaagtattagccaaaatacttaACCGTTTTGGGTGCTAATCTGAAATTTTACTCATactatttctatttttcaaatttgtgaCAAAAAGAAGGGTAGAGCCTTCAATTCCCCAGCTGTATTGCATAGGCCAGGTGAAATTACCTGACTCGTATTGATACGCAAGGAAGACCATTCACGTGACTGACTTCATGTTatactaacaactcagctttatgataagcgggatgatttcagcttcttcatcgtcaacttcccatatctatatagcaatattcccttatcatctgcatatagtgtttatatagctcactgattcgatacgccaaagcttgttctgtgtatgatcaactTTCAAATccaggcaggctactgacaaacaagttgattgtgtgggggtttgaacagtctcctttaaactcagcatttcgcaactgcaatgatcgttataacgatctagtttgccagtacaacctatcaatgggtcaaatgttgtctgacttgtttcataacgattgttaggccgttcttgacacactggttttgactacgaataacttcgtttacctgatcaagatatagggccaacggcgggtgtgatcagttgacaggagatgcttactactcctaggcacctgatcccacctctggtatatctagtggtccgtatttgcccaactatctattttgtattgcttataactaatttgactccatttttttggcacactgtttttccctataatagctctaaaacttcattgttatttcggatttcaaacatttcggttgagcatcactgaggagacattatttgtcgaaatgcgcatctggtgcattaaaattggtaccgaataatttttacattataggagttatgagatatatcactgttcgttatattcaccttacGAAATTGATTGatagaatattgtttaacgtccctctcgataatatttcactcacatggaggtGAAGGGCTGtgaaatttaagcctatgctccgCACTTATGGCTATTGAGCATGGAAGGATCTTTAtagtaccacacctactgtgacacgggaactcagtatttgcggtctcatccgaatgaccgttccattttgtcgcctcttacgacaagcaagggggtactgatggcatattctaacccgtatccccACGGAAATTTACGACATTGAATGTCAATTATATTAGTATTGTCATATAAGGAAAaacattggcaaatgtaaatatggaaaaatatatcgcatatatatgaattataaaaaaaaaaatcttgaaaaattgcTAGGAAACACTTCAAATAATCAATCTTAATGGTTTATTTTTAAGGATGCGAGATTGGAAAGTATGGTGATGGATGTCGAGATTGCAGTGGATGTCAAACATGTGACATCATAAGCGGTATCTGCAGTAAGAATAATTGAATAACATTGATGTATCTGGTTTTGAAATATTAGTATAAACCTTCCTTTCGGTGAGAAACTTAATATATCCCCAATATAGATGTTGTTTACTTCCAACATATTTCCATGGCATTCGTTTTTTCTCCAGGAATACATTGATATTTTCTAAacacaatcaatcattttatgaTCAACAGCGTCGGTACCTTGTGGTGCAAACTGTATGAGTGGATTGTGTAATCCCACTATTGGATACTGTACCCAAGGCTGTATTAACGGATACTGGGGAAACACGTGTACATCAACCTGTCCACAAAACTGTCAAGGTGGAAGTTGTGATAGGATCAGTGGTTACTGTAACGGCTGTAGTAATAATAACTATTGGGGACAATCATGTAATACACCATGCTCACAATACTGTAACGGAGGTGTGTGTTATCAAAACAATGGATATTGTAGCAATGGCTGCACACTAGGACGATACGGAAATAAATGTGAACATCACTGTAACGAAAAATGCTCGGGGAACACTTGTGATCAAAACAATGGAGTATGTACGAACGGATGCGCTGATTTTTATTATGGGTATACATGTGAGTACGAGTGTAGTCCTTACTGTAGTCCCAGACGTTGTGACAGATATAACGTTACATGCACTGGATGTAGCAGCGGTTATTTTGGTTCGTCTTGCCGAGACAACTGTAGCGTAAACTGTGCTGAGGGAACGTGTGATCAACAGACGGGAAAATGTCACGGAGGATGTAAACCAAACTGGACCGGGGACCAATGTGACAGTAAGTAAAAATTTACTAAAGTAATTGATATCAAGTTGTCTATATTATTGGAAATATAGAAATAGTGCAATAATAGTACGTTGATCAGGATAATTGTTACTAATTATCGGATAATCTCCTGGTCGCGATTTGTATAATAGGAACAAACTAAATATTGTAGAATTATATATTGACGAAAACCTACATTGAAACTTTATATTTATGCACAGACAAAACTCATTGTGGTGGATAAATGAATCATAAGAAAGCCAAATCTTTTATGAAGATAAAGGTCACTTTAATTGTTTGACtctgtatttttattcaaaactaGAAATGATGAAACATTAACTGTTTGATAATGTCAAAGCAGTTAAATGTAAAACGTTATGTTTATCAATACACGGTTTATAGTGCATTTTAAGATTGGTCACCGCAAGAGACGAAATGGTACGGCATCAAACCTTTTATAGAGTGAATACTTTCCCTCTGGGTGTCAAGTTCTGACGTGAGAACCACTCGTTAAAATTTAGTTCctgagaaatacatgtatttcatccCGGCGGTATGGCTTAAAGTCAGACTCCTCAAGTGAACCTCGTCTTAGAAAGATATTCCCCAACCTTCCACACAGATGACCAGTCACAATACTAGCTCAGTGGTAGGTCGTTCCATACATAACCGTGACCTCCTAAGTTCAAGCACCACACAC
This genomic interval carries:
- the LOC130049110 gene encoding scavenger receptor class F member 1-like, giving the protein MSGLCNPTIGYCTQGCINGYWGNTCTSTCPQNCQGGSCDRISGYCNGCSNNNYWGQSCNTPCSQYCNGGVCYQNNGYCSNGCTLGRYGNKCEHHCNEKCSGNTCDQNNGVCTNGCADFYYGYTCEYECSPYCSPRRCDRYNVTCTGCSSGYFGSSCRDNCSVNCAEGTCDQQTGKCHGGCKPNWTGDQCDKCSSDHYGQSCDQRCSSHCVNGICFSNNGTCVGGCTGALSNDKCTQENVQPFTTECDNSMVIVSIVMSVVIVLTGSVVNFLLWRRNQCK